From a region of the Neobacillus niacini genome:
- a CDS encoding deoxyribonuclease IV: MLKIGSHVSMSGKKMLLAASAEAVSYGANTFMIYTGAPQNTRRKKIEDLNIEEGRRHMEANGISEIIVHAPYIINIGNTTNPDTFELGVRFLRTEIERTEAIGAKQIVLHPGAHVGAGTEAGIKKIIEGLNEVLTGKEQLQIALETMAGKGSECGKSFEELAMIMDGVNYSDRLSVCFDTCHTHDAGYNIVEDFDGVLNEFDKIIGLDKLKVLHINDSKNAVGMRKDRHENIGFGHIGFKALNYIVHHPQLKDIPKILETPFVGEDKDNKKPPYAFEIEMLRQQMFDEDLLDKIIQG, from the coding sequence TTGTTGAAAATAGGTTCACATGTTTCAATGAGCGGTAAAAAAATGTTATTGGCAGCTAGTGCGGAAGCTGTTTCGTATGGAGCAAATACCTTTATGATTTACACTGGCGCTCCACAAAACACGAGAAGGAAAAAAATTGAGGATTTGAATATTGAAGAAGGTAGAAGGCATATGGAAGCCAATGGTATTTCTGAAATTATTGTCCATGCTCCATACATTATTAATATCGGGAATACCACAAATCCTGACACGTTTGAACTAGGTGTAAGATTCTTACGTACAGAAATTGAAAGAACTGAGGCCATTGGTGCCAAGCAAATTGTATTGCATCCTGGTGCACATGTAGGTGCTGGTACGGAAGCAGGTATAAAGAAAATCATTGAAGGCTTAAACGAAGTATTAACCGGAAAAGAACAGCTGCAAATAGCATTGGAAACAATGGCGGGCAAGGGTTCCGAATGCGGGAAGTCGTTTGAGGAATTGGCGATGATTATGGATGGTGTAAACTATAGTGATCGGCTATCAGTATGTTTTGATACATGTCATACACACGATGCAGGATACAACATAGTTGAAGACTTTGATGGAGTGTTAAATGAATTTGATAAGATTATTGGTTTAGATAAATTAAAAGTTCTTCATATCAATGATAGTAAAAATGCAGTAGGAATGAGGAAAGACCGTCACGAAAATATCGGGTTTGGTCATATCGGCTTCAAAGCACTGAATTATATCGTTCACCATCCTCAGCTGAAGGATATCCCGAAAATTCTTGAGACACCATTCGTCGGTGAAGATAAAGATAATAAAAAACCGCCCTATGCATTCGAAATCGAAATGCTTCGTCAACAAATGTTTGACGAAGACCTGCTAGATAAGATAATACAAGGGTAA
- a CDS encoding DUF2624 domain-containing protein, with translation MKIFETVINHKINTITGDELFKYAQQFNIGVNKQQAYKVAQYLKGKNVNIFDDRERLALIKEIAKIAGPEVAREVNKLFVQFTK, from the coding sequence GTGAAGATTTTTGAAACCGTCATAAATCATAAGATTAATACCATTACTGGTGACGAACTATTCAAGTATGCACAACAATTTAATATCGGAGTAAATAAGCAGCAAGCATATAAGGTTGCGCAGTACTTAAAAGGGAAAAATGTGAATATTTTTGATGACCGTGAAAGGTTGGCATTGATTAAAGAAATTGCAAAAATTGCAGGACCTGAAGTGGCAAGAGAAGTGAATAAGCTATTTGTTCAATTTACAAAATGA
- a CDS encoding metal ABC transporter ATP-binding protein: MKSQSIIEIKNLSYRYEKDTVLENINVSVPNGSFLAIVGPNGSGKSTLLKLILGLLKPQKGEIHLFGQDISKFKDWQQIGYVSQKANSFNTGFPATVFEVVSSGLTKKLGLFRFFQKEHTQKVHEALEAVGMRKFSNRNIGELSGGQQQRVFIARALVSEPKLLILDEPTVGVDAENVNSFYHMLADLNRQRGITLLLVTHDIGTISDKVTHVACLNKHLHFHGETSEFEKHRSEGMSEFYGTDVHLLSHHHDHGGVYK, translated from the coding sequence ATGAAATCACAATCTATTATTGAAATAAAAAATCTTTCTTATCGATATGAAAAAGATACAGTCTTAGAAAACATTAACGTCTCTGTTCCAAATGGTTCATTTTTAGCGATTGTTGGTCCAAATGGTTCTGGGAAGTCCACGCTATTAAAACTGATTTTAGGACTATTAAAACCACAAAAGGGAGAAATCCATTTATTCGGACAAGACATAAGTAAATTCAAAGATTGGCAGCAAATCGGTTATGTATCGCAAAAGGCCAATTCATTTAATACCGGTTTTCCTGCCACAGTATTTGAGGTAGTTTCTAGTGGATTAACAAAGAAGCTTGGGTTGTTCCGCTTTTTTCAGAAAGAACATACACAAAAAGTCCATGAAGCATTAGAAGCTGTAGGTATGAGGAAGTTTAGTAATCGAAATATCGGGGAGTTGTCAGGGGGGCAGCAGCAAAGAGTATTTATTGCCCGTGCCCTTGTGAGTGAGCCCAAGCTGTTAATTCTTGACGAGCCAACGGTTGGGGTAGACGCTGAAAATGTAAACTCATTTTATCATATGCTCGCAGACTTAAATAGGCAGCGGGGGATTACACTCCTTTTAGTTACACATGACATCGGAACCATTTCAGATAAAGTGACCCATGTAGCTTGTCTAAACAAGCATTTACATTTTCATGGCGAAACGAGTGAATTTGAAAAGCATCGCAGTGAAGGGATGTCTGAATTTTATGGGACGGATGTCCATCTTCTTTCCCATCACCATGACCACGGAGGCGTTTATAAATGA
- a CDS encoding metal ABC transporter permease, whose product MIQGIFQYEFLQNAFLTGILIGFLAPLLGVFIVVRRLSLIADALSHVTLAGIAASLLLEKYFVALSGLNPLYLGMVFSVGGSLFIEKLRGVYKHYQELAIPIILSGGIGLGVIFISLADGFNTDLYSYLFGSVSAVSRTDLWVIFVISIVVVITVILLYKELFLLSFDEEHAKASGIAAKSIHFIFIIMVALVIAASMRIVGIMLVSSLMTLPVAASIRVAKGFKQTIFLSIVFGEIAVLGGLFSSYYLDLAPGGTIVMIAVAILVFTIVYKKIMIKNHVSQGGAAG is encoded by the coding sequence ATGATTCAAGGAATTTTTCAATATGAATTTTTACAAAATGCCTTCCTGACAGGAATTTTGATAGGATTTCTTGCACCCCTTTTAGGTGTCTTCATCGTTGTGCGACGGCTTTCATTAATTGCGGATGCCCTAAGTCATGTCACATTGGCGGGAATTGCGGCCAGTCTATTACTTGAAAAATACTTTGTTGCATTAAGTGGCTTAAATCCGCTTTACTTAGGAATGGTCTTTTCAGTAGGGGGCTCACTATTCATTGAAAAGCTGCGGGGCGTATACAAACATTACCAAGAGCTCGCTATCCCAATTATTCTGTCAGGCGGCATAGGACTTGGTGTCATTTTTATTTCGCTTGCTGATGGGTTCAATACGGATTTGTATAGTTATTTATTTGGAAGTGTTTCTGCGGTAAGCCGCACAGATTTATGGGTTATTTTTGTTATTAGTATCGTCGTTGTGATCACGGTCATTTTATTATATAAAGAGCTATTTTTATTATCTTTTGATGAAGAGCACGCTAAAGCCTCTGGGATAGCAGCAAAAAGCATTCACTTTATCTTCATTATCATGGTGGCACTTGTCATTGCCGCTTCTATGCGAATTGTGGGAATCATGCTCGTTTCTTCGTTAATGACGTTACCAGTGGCAGCAAGTATCCGCGTTGCCAAAGGATTTAAACAAACAATCTTTTTATCGATTGTTTTTGGAGAAATAGCCGTTCTTGGAGGACTGTTCAGCTCTTATTATTTAGACCTTGCTCCTGGTGGAACGATTGTTATGATTGCAGTCGCTATTTTAGTATTTACCATCGTTTACAAAAAAATAATGATTAAAAATCACGTTTCACAAGGGGGTGCAGCAGGATGA
- a CDS encoding Fur family transcriptional regulator encodes MNVNEAIQFLKENGFKQTGKREDMLQLFADSDKYLTAKDVLDELKEDYPGLSFDTIYRNLSLFVKMGILEMTELSGEKHFRFSCSRHQHHHHFICMDCGKTKEIETCPMNSLSEDLKGYDISGHKFEIYGRCPECH; translated from the coding sequence ATGAATGTAAATGAAGCCATTCAATTCTTAAAAGAAAATGGATTTAAACAAACGGGAAAAAGAGAAGATATGCTTCAATTATTTGCGGACAGCGATAAATATTTAACAGCGAAGGATGTCTTAGATGAATTGAAGGAAGACTATCCAGGGCTCAGCTTTGATACCATTTATCGGAATCTTTCCCTTTTTGTTAAAATGGGAATTCTTGAAATGACGGAACTATCTGGTGAAAAGCATTTTCGCTTTTCCTGTTCACGCCACCAGCATCATCACCACTTTATCTGTATGGATTGCGGTAAGACAAAAGAAATTGAAACTTGCCCAATGAACAGCTTAAGTGAGGATTTAAAAGGGTATGATATTTCTGGACACAAATTCGAAATTTATGGACGTTGTCCTGAATGTCACTAG
- a CDS encoding 5' nucleotidase, NT5C type, whose amino-acid sequence MRKRFGIDIDGTVTCPSALIPFINEEFGLNLTLDDIIEYDLNKVVNVSDEEFSKWFIEKEPLMYEKSPLAKGAEKILNKWKKEHELFFISARGPELLENTKTWFKKNGLYYHHIELIGSHDKVASAKYHNVDIFLEDKHDNAVMIHEECNIPVLLFNTPYNQDPIPNGVIRVNNWYEANDWVKNWLEKSKKSMALL is encoded by the coding sequence ATGAGGAAAAGATTTGGAATTGATATTGATGGGACCGTAACGTGCCCTTCTGCACTTATACCCTTTATTAATGAAGAATTTGGGCTTAACCTTACCTTAGACGATATTATTGAATATGACTTAAATAAGGTTGTTAACGTTTCAGATGAAGAATTTTCTAAATGGTTTATTGAAAAAGAACCACTTATGTATGAAAAATCTCCGCTTGCAAAGGGTGCTGAAAAAATCCTAAACAAATGGAAAAAAGAACATGAATTATTTTTCATTAGTGCACGTGGTCCAGAACTCTTGGAAAATACAAAGACATGGTTTAAAAAAAATGGGTTGTATTATCACCATATTGAATTAATTGGCTCACATGACAAGGTTGCATCAGCTAAGTATCACAATGTAGATATTTTTCTTGAGGATAAGCATGATAATGCAGTCATGATTCATGAAGAGTGTAACATCCCTGTTCTTTTGTTTAATACTCCTTATAATCAAGACCCGATTCCTAATGGTGTTATCCGAGTTAATAATTGGTATGAAGCTAATGATTGGGTGAAAAATTGGCTTGAGAAAAGCAAGAAAAGCATGGCTTTGTTATAA
- a CDS encoding DUF4190 domain-containing protein yields the protein MTRPSFQEKSKNGSGAGKGTNAGTNSSEYKEETAAEIAAPVPITRPSFQERSKDSSGAGTGTKAGTGMGWAALALSILSLFVMPILFGAAGIVLGFVARRRGAESLGAWAIGIGAISIIVGIFILPFF from the coding sequence ATCACCCGACCATCGTTCCAGGAAAAATCAAAGAATGGTTCAGGGGCTGGCAAAGGTACTAATGCTGGTACAAACTCTTCGGAATATAAAGAAGAAACAGCGGCAGAAATTGCAGCACCTGTTCCTATAACCCGACCATCCTTCCAGGAAAGATCAAAAGATAGCTCCGGTGCTGGCACGGGTACAAAAGCTGGTACAGGAATGGGATGGGCTGCGTTAGCTTTATCTATTTTATCACTTTTTGTAATGCCGATTCTTTTTGGTGCAGCAGGTATTGTGTTAGGATTCGTTGCTAGACGTCGAGGAGCAGAAAGTCTTGGCGCGTGGGCAATCGGGATAGGGGCCATTTCGATAATTGTCGGTATCTTTATCCTGCCGTTCTTTTAA
- the ispG gene encoding flavodoxin-dependent (E)-4-hydroxy-3-methylbut-2-enyl-diphosphate synthase, producing MTHRTKTRPVKVGNLTIGGSNELFIQSMTTTKTHDVEATVAEIKRLEEAGCQIVRVACPDERAANAIPEIKKRINIPLVVDIHFDYKLALKAIEGGADKIRINPGNIGKREKVEAVVNAAKKRGIPIRIGVNAGSLEKRILEKYGYPTADGMVESALHHIKILEDLDFHDIIVSMKASDVNLAIEAYEKASKAFDYPLHLGITESGTLFAGTVKSAAGLGAIISKGIGNTLRISLSADPVEEVKVARELLKVFGLSSNAATLISCPTCGRIEIDLISIANEVEDYISKIKAPIKVAVLGCAVNGPGEAREADIGIAGARGEGLLFRKGEIVRKVPEDQLVDELKKEIDQIAEEYFQKKALEEAEVTK from the coding sequence ATTACACATCGTACGAAAACCCGTCCCGTTAAGGTTGGTAACTTAACAATTGGCGGAAGTAACGAATTATTCATACAAAGCATGACCACTACTAAAACACATGATGTGGAAGCAACCGTTGCTGAAATCAAACGTCTGGAAGAAGCCGGCTGTCAGATTGTCCGTGTTGCTTGCCCGGACGAAAGAGCGGCAAATGCGATTCCTGAAATAAAAAAGAGAATTAATATTCCTTTAGTAGTTGATATTCATTTTGATTATAAATTAGCGCTTAAAGCCATTGAAGGCGGCGCCGATAAAATTCGGATTAATCCAGGAAACATCGGAAAAAGAGAAAAAGTAGAAGCAGTTGTGAATGCAGCCAAGAAACGCGGAATTCCAATCCGCATTGGTGTAAATGCAGGCTCTCTCGAAAAAAGAATACTCGAGAAATACGGTTATCCTACTGCTGATGGAATGGTCGAAAGTGCTCTCCATCATATCAAAATCCTTGAAGACCTGGATTTTCATGACATTATTGTTTCCATGAAAGCTTCAGATGTTAACCTTGCAATTGAAGCTTATGAAAAAGCTTCAAAGGCATTCGATTATCCTCTGCACTTAGGTATTACAGAATCAGGTACTTTATTTGCTGGTACTGTAAAAAGCGCGGCAGGACTAGGAGCGATTATTAGCAAAGGTATTGGTAATACACTCCGTATTTCCTTAAGTGCTGACCCAGTTGAAGAAGTTAAAGTTGCCAGAGAACTTTTAAAAGTATTCGGTCTCTCATCGAATGCTGCAACGTTAATTTCGTGTCCAACCTGTGGCAGAATTGAAATTGATTTAATCAGTATTGCCAATGAAGTGGAAGATTATATTTCTAAAATTAAGGCACCTATTAAAGTAGCTGTATTAGGCTGTGCCGTAAACGGTCCTGGTGAAGCTAGAGAAGCTGACATTGGTATTGCCGGCGCACGTGGTGAGGGCTTACTATTCCGTAAGGGTGAAATCGTACGTAAAGTTCCAGAAGACCAGTTAGTCGATGAATTGAAAAAAGAAATCGATCAAATTGCTGAGGAATATTTTCAGAAAAAGGCATTAGAGGAAGCAGAAGTAACCAAATAA